The nucleotide window GAGCGAGTGCATCAATTGCGGGGCGTGCGAGCCCGAATGCCCCAACACCGCGATTTATGGCGGCGGTGTGACATGGGAATTGAATGGCGCGACCAGTCCGGCGATCGCGCAGGATATCTATTA belongs to Candidatus Binatus sp. and includes:
- a CDS encoding 4Fe-4S binding protein → MATVITSECINCGACEPECPNTAIYGGGVTWELNGATSPAIAQDIY